The Kryptolebias marmoratus isolate JLee-2015 linkage group LG1, ASM164957v2, whole genome shotgun sequence sequence CTCGTGTGGCACTTAACATCGTCGTCTTTGTATACAGAGCTTATAACAGTCATGCAGAGGGCACAGTTTTATTCTAACAAGGCGAGAGAGATACtgaccgacacacacacacacacacacacacacacacagatgtggaTTAAATCAACTTTATCTTCTCATGGCTAAGGCAGAAATTCTGATTTAATCTTGATGccaataagaataaaataaaactcccaACATTAAAACGCCTTTAAGACTCTTCAGgttttatattcatatatatatttatatatatttaaatctaTAGCTAGATAAGATGCTTGCATTTGGGCTTTCTGAGTATGTTTGAGATTAAAATACAAGGTTTGATAAAATCTACATCCTCAACACCAGGTGATGGCTTCTGGCTCGTCCAATCATTTCATTGCATAAATCAGCTGATTTCTTCCTAACGAGGCGGAGGTGTGAAAGGTTagaaaacttcttttttttatttttaaagatgaaggatttttgttttttttgtgcaaagcaGCTGCACCCAAAGAGACGACAGCGAGTTTAATCATCATTCAAccggacataaaaaaaaaaaaaaaccttgaaaaaaaaaccccaaaaacttGTTTATCttggctttaaaacacaaatttaccCCCAAACTTTGAGCCGTGACGTGACTCCCACCACTCCCccctgagagagagaaagaaaggagaCGGATTGATTCCTGACGCCGTTCCTGAGCAAAGTGGATGAGACGAGAGAGACCCAAGGACTCCGGGGCGACGACGGGGAGGAGAGttaaaaaccagcagaaacagagaaaaaacaaaaagagtggAGGAGCAGGGGCGACGCAGAAGCCTGTCCACACAGAGATCTGCAGGGGACGAGAAGAACGGGTCAACAAACGTCCCGAGGACACGGGTCAGGTCCTGGAAATCCACCTGAGAGCGGAGGCTGAAACATTTacgtttttatttaacaaacacaagaatCAGAGGGAAACAAATCCTGACAGGGAGAACAACTCCACACAGAGCTGCTTTACAGGTCACGAGTCAGTCAGGTCAAAGTCAGGTCCCGGGTCAGGACACACGAGTCCAGAGTCGAGACAAGCGGGTCTTCAGTTAGAGACGAAGCACCAAACTGTCCCGAGTCAAGACAAGTCCAGAGATGAAAGCTGAGACATTCAAGTCCCACGTCTCCATTCAAGTCCAGAGTCAAGACACGCAAGTCTCGAGTCGAGCTCCAAGTCCTAAACAAGTACCACGAGTGCACCTGTCTAAATCAGAGGAAACAGGCTGGAAATGATTCAAGTTGTCGAGTTTCTTGATCAACGACATGTTTCAGAATATCAGTTCGTTTTATTCTCAGGTCAAAAGGTTCGAGTCGACCCGTCGGGACAAGTCACAAGTCTGAGTCGAGTTCAGAGAGTCGAGTCGATTCTAAAGTCCACAAAGTGACTCGTGTCAGAAGCTTTAAGACCtaatctaattaaaaaaggaacattaGAGTAAATCTAATAAACGAGTGGACCGAGTCAGGACAGCGGCGGGACCGAGTCAGGACAGCGGCGGGACCGAGTCAGGACAGCGGCGGGACAGAGTCAGGACAGAGTGGATGCTGGAGGACCAGCTCAGGTTTGAAGTTTACCGGTCCGGGGACGAGGACGTACCTGCGGGAGGTTTAGGGCCTGCAGCTGGGCTGGAAACGTGCGGTTTCCTCAAAGATGAGTTCCTTCAGCGCCTCTTTGGGTAAATCATCCAACTCCATGTCGAACTTTAAGGGAATGTCAGCGACGGGCTTCACGGGACAGAGAGGACACGCCGAGGGACACGAGTGAACACCACAAACCgtcagaggaaataaagaaactgcTGGTCGGGTCCGAGCCGAAGGCCTCACCTCGTCTGTCGGGTCGTAATATTGTTCCAGGTACGGGTGGGCCAGGGCCTCCTCCACCTCGATCCTCTTGttggggttaaaggtcaacatCTTGTCCAGCAGGTCCAGAGCTGCAGAACAACCACAAGTTTAATGATTAACTGAAACAACGAGCCGACCTGAACACCAGGGGGCGCCAGAAACACTCAAACCAAACAAGTGTTGCttccaggtttgttttttaatgactgcagctgataaaaaacaattaattcttAAATTTCATGTctgcagtgaaaataaaaaagccagatCTGCTTGAATTTCTTCTcccaaacagaaccaaactggatttaaagttattatagtttgttttttttaggggaaaaacaaactttaacttgTAGGACGTATCTGAACTCCAGCAGTAAAGTTGAGATTTAAACTAatcagtttttggttttcatctgTAATAAATGCTGAATGTCTTTGTGTCTGAGTTAAATGATTTAATTCTTAAAGCAATGACTGAACAGTTTCATATAAAAGATCTGTTATAAACACAGAACTGTGCAGAAGTCTCGAGTCAGGCCTTATTTCTTTACAGTTCCCTTAAAAGCAGCTagacttttaaatcttttaaatctgtCTGGATCAATAATTCTACacttcttcttcagctgcttcttctcTCAGTTTCAGTCCCTGAACCCTGACCTGCAGACACGTAACGGACAACACAAAGACCTGATTTTAAATCTTTAGGCTCTTTGTTTCCAGCAGCTGAATCTACGAAAAACGCCAAAAAGAGCTGCTCAAAAACAAGCTCCACAGAAGGGaggggtggtttaaaacttctgcACGCTGCTCGGCGAGGCTCCGGCGCGCTCTGACCTTTTGGATCGGCGTTGGGGAAGAGGCGGTTCCATGACACTTTGGGGCGCATGGGCAGCGACAGCAGGTAGTTCCGGGCCTTCAGGTTGATGATGCAGAGGAGGTCTTCCTGAGAAGGAGAACCCAGGATccctgagacacaaacagaaccgTCAGCGTACCTGCAGATCGGATCGGGTTCGGTTCCATCAGGTCTGAACAAACAGCGGGTCGGCGGGCCGAGTTATCAGAAAACGTCCCGACCATCAGACTTCCTGTCACCTGGAGCTGAAACAGGACGTCAGAAATAATTCTGATCGGCGCCGACATCAGcttcataaaacagaacaagctgCAGGCGACGTGCAAAGATAAAAAGGTTAAAGCAAATTTAACCTGTGATTgcttaaaaacagtaaaagatcCTAAAAACCTCAGTTCTGACCTGTTTAACGTTTCTGCTCTGACCCGGGTCGAGCCTCGGTACAGAACTCTGAACAGAACAGTGATAACGGCGCTTCAGTCGTTACCCAGGATGTGGTTGAGCTGATCCAGGTAATGCTTCCCGGGGAAGATGGGTCGATTGGACAGCATCTCAGCCAGGATGCAGCCCACCGACCAGATGTCGATGGACTTCGTGTAGCCCTGAAGGCGAGGCAGACGGAAAGGTTACACAATCCGTCACACGGAGCGGAGCGGCCCAGTCTGCAGCTGCACGCGCTCACCTTGGAGTTCAGCATGATCTCCGGAGCTCTGTACCAACGCGTGGCCACGTACTCTGTGAGGAAACCGGTGTGATCGTGGTCCGGGTCGGCCACACGGGCCAGGCCGAAGTCACAGATCTGAAAACGGGACAAACAGAGAAAACCAGCCGTCAGGGGAGTTTTAATTATTCTTCTTTACGAGCAGATAATTCACTAAAAATGGTCACAGCTGAAgctggttttaaaggcagatgtATTCAACCCGAACTGTTTGAGCTGTAAAAACTCAGCGTTGGTTCAGATTATTTCTGTGGTCACAGCGGCACGCAAACGAGTCGCTTCGAGTCTGAACTCCAGCTGTGAAACCAGGTCGCGGCTGGATGTGCTGGTTTTTAACAGCCCGCTCAGTTTCTGGTGAAGAATCTGTCTTTTCAGGGCTGCCGGCAGTCGAGTCGTTACCTTCAGATCACAGGTGGTGTTGAGCAGGAGGTTGGAGGGCTTCAGGTCCCGGTGCAGGACGTTGGCAGAGTGGATGTACTTCAGGCCTCGCAGGATCTGGTACAGGAAGTAGCAGATGTGGTCGTTGCTCAGGTGTTGGGTCTTCAGGAGCTTGTACAGGTCCGTCTCCATCAGGTCCTGGACGATATATCTGTGCCGCGCCGAGTTAAAGGAggagttctgctgttttctggAGACGCCGACTTAAATTAACATGATAACAGAGCTAACTGCAGTCTGATCTGATTACATAGTCACCCTTCAACACAACTAAATACCAGAAATAACAGCATTTAAACCGAACAGAGGGAAGCTgactcttttagtttttgttggaAACGTTTTAGGCAGGAACGCTCCGACGTCTGAACCAACAAACTCTCCTCATCCTGTAGCGGCGGGAACGACCATAAAACTGTTTGCTAACCGCaaataaacagcagaagaagaagccgcGTGGAGGCCTTTCAAGGTGAACGATGGAGCAGAAGAGGGAcctgatcctggtcctcagagaCCACCATCCTGAATATTTAAGccgttttcctgctccaacacacctgaacaAGCTGCTGAACTACATGCTTAGCGTGTGATCGAggtctgcagaagtctgttattCACTCAATCATTCAGAGAAACAtgtcaaacatgcaggacagatgtcctccaggaccaggactggacaccacggTGGACAAATCTGACCGTGCTTCTCAGAGTTTTCCACCACGGGTCGCTGCTTAATGAGCAGAGGAAGGCGCTAAGCTAACGCTAGGCTGATTTCCTCTCGTGCTGGACGTCTCTTAAAGACGTGAGGGACAGAAACTCCGTCCCCGGGGAGGACTAATGCTGACaagcctttatttgttttggtacTCTGTAACAAGGACTCAGATGCAGGGGTTATATTTAGAGTCTGTGTCTCtaattttggcaaaaaaaaactatttatctCCGTCACGCAGCCACTTTCCCCCATCCTCTGTCCCAAACACAAGCAGGACACTCCAGGTGTTGGagtaaaaacccaaaacagaagGTTAGTCTCCCAGAAGACAGGTGAGAAACAGGTTTAGGACCTGAGTTTGTGTGAATCTCACAGCAGAAAACTGGCTTCTTTCACACCTTCAGCCACCAGaagaggtaaaaataaacacagacggAGTTTGTACGGCAGGCAAATATAAAGTGACAGGTGGCCATtatgtaataaaatacaaacgAACGCCGTGCGAGGAGATCTGTCTCCATGGGGCCAGAGAAATACTAACAAATAAACCACTGCGCTCGGATACACGTCCTTCATCTGCTCGATGCCCGGCGCCCGGATGATGTCGTTGATGCCGATGATGTTCTCGTGCTTGAAGCGCATGAGGATCTTGATCTCCCTCAGGGTGCGCTGGCAGTAGGTCTGGTGCTCGAAGGGGCTGATCTTCTTGATGGCCACGCGGATCTTGTTGTCCCGGTCGTACGCAGAGCTGcagggttaaaaaaataaaaataaagacctcAATCAGGAGTTATGGATCAGGAagtgaaaagaaagaacaatCAGGGATGAAACGTTTGGGATTTACGTAAAAAAAACCAGGATTTACTAAAGCTGACGACACAGGAAGTCACCTTTGACCTCGAGGGTCTCACTTCTTTTCTGCTTGAAAAGGGTGATCATGTTTCTCTGCTATAAAACAAAGTTCTCAGCACTTATCTGTTCAgagagtcaaaataaaaataaactgacctGAACAGAATGaggagtgaaaataaaattagacaataaaactgaaagaataaaactgcGTTCTGGACGTCTGActaactccattcaagatggccgccacagctgatcaacagaCACCGAGCTGAAGTTTGTGGAGCCTTAACAACACCTCAGGAGTGACGTTAAATAAGTTTAACAGTTTAACTCCTTCAGGTCTCCacgaggcggcgggcgatatgcatttcttcaaagaacaTCAGGACTTTAATctgtaaaagatttattaaatataGTTTCATAAACACGGAGTTACAGAAACTGCGAGGAGCAAAGTTGCTCCAACACTTCAGTCCTCTTTTGGAAAGAggattaataaatatttttattattattatttccggacaaacatgtttctgcaacataaaagctgaagttttcCTCCTCCGTGACAAACGTTGCGTCCTTAAAGGTGAAACAGTAACGGCGGGCGCCGAAGGTTTGATGTCATTAACCTGTACAGACCGGATCTGGTCTGGGGTCAGGTTTGTTTCTCCTTCCAGGAACGATCCTGTAGGAAACCttcaggtttgtgtttattttgcatctttttgttttctgttgcaacacagcagcagcagcggatTTTAACGGAGAAACGAGGCAGAAATAAACGaattaaaggagaaaaactCACTGCTTTACGGCTGTTTAAGgttaatatttaaactttataacTTCACccacaaaaacctaaaactgatcaagtcaaatataaaacaaacaggttcttgataagaaataaataaaactaaatttatcaGGTTGTTTTTAGTAAACTTCcaataaatgatttgatttcttGGAGGaattaaacattcatttattagaaattatataaattaaatctaaaacatcATGCATTAATCTACAaacggtttttgtttttaggtcacTGAAAAGTGGGCGAACATGTAAACTCAACAACtgaactttttaataaatcaaatagTTTCAGGTCGACTTTAAGAGCGACGTTCCTGTTGGCGAGggtcggccatcttggattggatgacaccaaatgttaatcagctgtagttaaaaaaaaactaacaaaaaataaataaattaaactttaaaagatgacaATCATTTCTTATGAaattttctccattaaaacatcaaaaacatcatcataCAGCGActaacatttaatatttattaatataaataatatttaatgttatCTGAGGGGCCAAAGTGTTGTTGTCACGTTTTCacatttgggttttatttgttaaaataaatctaagtTTCGTAAGTTAATCGTAAGTTTTTGACCTGCGAGTCCCACCGAACCTACGAGTCCCGCCGGACCTACGAGTCCCACCAGACCTACGAGTCCCACCAGACCTACGAGTCCCACCGGACCTACGAGTCCCGCAGGACCTACGAGTCCCACCAGACCTACGAGTCCCACCGGACCTTCGAGTCCCACCGGACCTACGAGTCCCACCAGACCTACGAGTCCCACCGGACCTACGAGTCCCGCAGGACCTACGAGTCCCACCGGACCTACGAGTCCCGCAGGACTTACGAGTCCCGCCGACAGGTCACCTGGTCCCGGCCTCGTGAGCGggtccccccccacacacacacttcaggaCGGCGAATGGAGAGGCTGCGGGTtttatcaggttttatttctgcacgTTAGAAAAACACCCACACAGCGGAACGAAAGGAGACGAGTTGCCATGGAGACGAGGGTGtaaggacaaaaaaatgtaaacacgaGTGTGCCAGCCTTCTGCGAGGGAAATATGAGTGACCTTCCTCTCCGCTCGTTCCAGAGGAATGTGTGagagcgagtgtgtgtgtgtctgtgagtctgtgtgtgagtctctgtttgtgtgtgagagtatgtgtgtgtatctgtgtgtgtgggaggaatAATAGTTTTCCATGTAGCTGCTTCACACCAGCAGATCCCCTCGTGTTTCAGGCAGCAGGGAGCTGCGAGGCTCAGCAAGAACCAGAGTCTGGTCCGGGTCAGAACCGGTTCTGCTGCAGATCCAAACGGTTCCTCGTCAGCAgaatctgaacattttgtttctgaacaacTCGGTGAAATTAAAACTGAGCAGATCTGAACCGTAAACAATCTGAtggtttgtttacaaaaaatatataatttaatgaaaaaacacagatcTGTTTACGTCCTTACAGAACAGCTGAGAaatactactgctgctactactaATGATACTAATACTACTAATGATACTGCTGCTAATACTACTAATAATGTTaattttagttaaaagctaatattctgtttaactttaactagcattttatttattttattataatcattttgctgcttttagctttcagctagccttttgccctCTTTAGCTTTGAGCTCCAGccattttaatacttttagctcaTGCTAGCATTCAGCTACTGTTCTTCtgagtttcagctgcttcagctcgCCTCATTTCCTTCGGCTCTCAGAGACCTCGGAGCCGAAGCTGACAAttgttcagctgtttgttggGCCATAAAGCTGAAGGAACGCCGACAGGAAGTCCAAAGTGCAGCGAGTGCAGCGAGTGCAGCGAGTGCAGCGAGTGCAGCGTGGCGTTTTACGGGAACCTCAGGGCGTCTGAACTCAAAGCCACACCTGTCAGTCTTCCTGCTCTCAGGTGGATCCTGGGTCCCGCCCCGACCAATAAGAGCCTTTAAAaactaacatcttacctgttgtagatggctctgtGAGCTCAAACACGATTTAATAAACTCTGACTTCAAAGTgggaagtgttacagctagctgctgctgctgctgcacagagggaatgGTTTGCTTGTGTTTCAGCCTGGAGAGTTGCTCAACGCGGATGATTtttggaaaaattaaaattctgaAGCAGCTGCCGTCCTTGGAGGTCGAGAAGAACGAGccgttataaaataaaaatctttcttcacagctttaaaagactttttatcaaatctgtcttttatttaaaaagaaactcctGCAGATGAGTAATATCTGCAGCCTTTCTGTGAAACTAAAAGATAACTATTTCCCCGTTTCCTTTGTGTTTAACGTCgtctgagcatgctcagtgCGAGGAGGCGTTTCTATGGCGACAGGAAGACTCTTCTCTGCAGCAGCGTTATGCAACAGGACCGGTAACCATGACGACACTGGAGAGAAGAAAAGGCAGAGCGGAGAGGCCCTGAACGCATCACATTGCAGGAAGGCCCTGAACGCACCGCAGAGCACAGAAGCCCTGAACGCACTGTAGAGAGAGCATGAACGTGCCACAGAACACAGAGGCCCTGAACACACCGCAGAGAGACCCCGAATGCGCCACAGATTTGAGAAACCCTGAACGCACCGCAGAACAGAGAGGCCCTGAAAGCACCGCAGATCAAATTGTCAGCTGATTGGTCCGTCGGGCGTTTCAGGAAGTGGTCCTCCACGTTCAGAGGATCGTTAACGAGGAAcaactgaccaatcagagcccGACTTCATGTTCCACCACGTCACAATGAATCAGCggaaaaacttttattttttttaaatctgatgtgGTCACTGAATGATTTCCTGCGGCTGAATGAGAACAAACCCCAGGGCTAATGAACTCATTGttaattaaagaaatgcatatcacccgcagcCTTTTAACCAGAGATGCATCTGTtagggaggactctcagctactaccacacctgatCTGAGATCAATCTATAAAACCAAcggaggcggccatcttgaatcaggttgactccagaagttttAACTTTgagacatttattaaaatccatccaatggtttatgaaatattttgctaacagccacaAAAACAGGCGTTTACATGATCGTCCGCCCTTCATGGAGCCCGGTaacttctgcagaaacaaacactagAAAAAACTGATTACGTGCAGCCATTTTAgcagaaaagttgaaaataaattcaattcagtcaATATTTCaactaataatttaatttttcttcatatacataaaataaacatttattatgttaATTTTACTGAATGCTGAAGAGTTTAATTTTACTGGAGGAACAAAAgaaatctgcacattttcagTAATAACTGACTTATTGTGacagaaatgaataattttGCAGCCCAGTCAGAGGAAGTTTGATGAGTCTTTCGTTTTTTTACACCTTTTCTTCCAGAACAAACAGCCCGTTAGCTCATTTAGCTCCGTTAGCCTCGGACAAAACGTTTACTTctgagaaaacacagaaacaagaaa is a genomic window containing:
- the mapk1 gene encoding mitogen-activated protein kinase 1: MATAAVSAPAGSGPSPGPGTELVRGQAFDVGPRYSNLSYIGEGAYGMVCSAYDRDNKIRVAIKKISPFEHQTYCQRTLREIKILMRFKHENIIGINDIIRAPGIEQMKDVYIVQDLMETDLYKLLKTQHLSNDHICYFLYQILRGLKYIHSANVLHRDLKPSNLLLNTTCDLKICDFGLARVADPDHDHTGFLTEYVATRWYRAPEIMLNSKGYTKSIDIWSVGCILAEMLSNRPIFPGKHYLDQLNHILGILGSPSQEDLLCIINLKARNYLLSLPMRPKVSWNRLFPNADPKALDLLDKMLTFNPNKRIEVEEALAHPYLEQYYDPTDEPVADIPLKFDMELDDLPKEALKELIFEETARFQPSCRP